In the genome of Magnolia sinica isolate HGM2019 chromosome 2, MsV1, whole genome shotgun sequence, one region contains:
- the LOC131236747 gene encoding regulator of nonsense transcripts UPF3-like isoform X3: protein MKSNSEKTHGSQYTTIVEYAPSQRVPKPWAKKDGREGTIFKDPEYLEFLDLLAKPVENLPSAEIQLERREAERAGAPKETVVVTPLMDFVRQKRAAKSGSQRPSANGKLSRRAGGAAGNSSSASTRRSSEKRRVSTSVYVLRDSSIKNASSKEKPTYLLVPRRDEQQVSDKSTSLAAATETETLEDETVPVTDGTTSGTSGSIETGKRKVILLKGKVREVSHASAALSQQQQQHLTSPVRNSTGSTAFKQNQRREASGRIIRSILSNKEARQNQSPMALVHSEQHSQTLNLEKEKRPPRPTYTRSVLKDHISSIAGLPDCEAQRGVVDDKFVSNDLHTSISTTDKQDRRTRNKDRPDRGVWTLRRSDGLHTSDESLSSSSLPAQLLADSLEGMSVSQHVASGISKHGDIVAETESSNNSSSVGGRPWSLDVGFNSSRLGRGSNSQFSYDLPSSHGETKVDGVGRSADIKNIGSGRSIISSMENGSHRHGGRRGSAHGLKEVDNLSEGKLSKRGGAIGYGSYEKQVWVQKSGSGS, encoded by the exons GTTCCCAATATACGACTATTGTAGAATATGCACCATCTCAACGCGTTCCAAAACCATGGGCTAAAAAAGATGGCCGTGAAGGGACCATATTCAAAG ATCCTGAATATTTGGAGTTCCTTGATCTTCTTGCGAAGCCTGTTGAGAATCTTCCTAGTGCAGAGATACAACTAGAAAGAAGAGAAGCAGAACGAGCTG GTGCACCAAAGGAAACTGTCGTTGTTACCCCTCTGATGGATTTTGTTCGACAAAAAAGAGCTGCTAAGAGTGGATCTCAG AGACCATCAGCTAATGGGAAGCTTAGTAGAAGAGCTGGAGGAGCTGCTGGCAATTCTAGTTCAGCTTCCACCAGACGGAGTTCTGAGAAGCGAAGGGTTTCCACATCAGTG TATGTTTTAAGGGACAGCAGTATTAAGAATGCAAGCAGCAAGGAGAAGCCAACTTACCTTTTAGTGCCAAGGCGAGATGAGCAGCAAGTTTCAGATAAATCCACTTCGTTAGCTGCTGCAACTGAAACAGAAACATTAGAAGACGAAACCG TCCCTGTCACTGATGGAACTACTTCTGGAACATCTGGATCCATTGAAACTGGAAAGAGAAAAGTCATCCTTTTGAAAGGGAAAGTGAGAGAAGTTTCTCAT GCATCTGCTGCTCTttcgcagcagcagcagcagcatctaaCGTCTCCAGTGAGAAACTCAACAGGTTCAACTGCTTTCAAACAGAACCAGCGACGTGAGGCTAGTGGAAGGATAATCAGAAGCATACTCTCAAATAAGGAGGCTCGCCAGAATCAATCACCTATGGCGCTGGTCCACTCTGAGCAGCATTCGCAGACACTGAATTTAGAGAAGGAAAAGCGTCCACCTCGGCCAACCTACACACGTTCTGTGTTGAAGGATCATATATCTAGTATTGCAGGTCTCCCTGATTGTGAAGCCCAAAGGGGTGTAGTAGATGATAAGTTTGTTAGTAATGATCTGCATACCTCTATATCCACCACTGATAAGCAAGATAGACGCACAAGAAATAAGGATAGACCTGATCGTGGTGTTTGGACTCTTCGTCGTTCAGATGGGCTGCATACCAGTGATGAATCCCTGTCTTCGTCCTCTCTGCCTGCACAGCTGCTCGCAGATTCTTTGGAAGGCATGTCTGTTTCTCAACATGTTGCCTCTGGTATTAGTAAACATGGGGATATAGTGGCAGAGACAGAGAGTAGCAATAATTCATCCTCAGTTGGTGGGAGGCCTTGGAGTCTGGATGTGGGGTTTAATAGTTCTCGGCTAGGACGTGGTAGTAATTCACAGTTTTCATATGATCTTCCATCAAGTCATGGAGAAACGAAAGTTGATGGTGTAGGCAGGAGTGCAGACATTAAAAACATTGGTAGTGGGCGCAGCATTATTTCTTCTATGGAGAATG GTTCCCATAGACATGGTGGACGGCGTGGCTCAGCACATGGATTGAAGGAAGTTGATAATCTCTCCGAGGGAAAGCTTTCCAAGAGAGGAGGCGCTATTGGATATGGTTCCTATGAG AAACAAGTATGGGTTCAGAAGTCAGGTTCTGGTTCTTAA